One window of the Trifolium pratense cultivar HEN17-A07 linkage group LG2, ARS_RC_1.1, whole genome shotgun sequence genome contains the following:
- the LOC123909829 gene encoding uncharacterized protein LOC123909829, whose translation MDKGKQPMLAGSSDVLSHDIVCLSSPIQKLKDKVGEHSAVIKEYLMPKFGEAVLSGDEKSPTESVTKRSSPTYQDEEDMDLPFKLLKRSIKIEIFHTCILPN comes from the exons ATGGACAAAGGCAAACAACCTATGCTGGCAGGATCTTCTGATGTCCTTTCACAT GATATTGTTTGTCTCTCTTCCCCAATTCAAAAGCTGAAAGACAAAGTTGGTGAGCATTCTGCAGTTATTAAAGAG TATTTGATGCCAAAGTTTGGTGAAGCTGTTTTGAGTGGTGATGAGAAATCACCAACTGAAAGTGTTACTAAGAGATCATCCCCCACGTACCAAGATGAAGAAGATATGGATCTGCCATTTAAGTTGCTCAAGAGAAGTATTAAGATTGAAATATTTCACACATGTATTTTGCCCAACTAA